One Triticum dicoccoides isolate Atlit2015 ecotype Zavitan chromosome 5B, WEW_v2.0, whole genome shotgun sequence genomic window carries:
- the LOC119311983 gene encoding 5'-nucleotidase domain-containing protein 4-like: MLSRRPLAAALRLAPLSPPLLLFFASSSSSSSSPASCSSPAASASGPRGCSALRMDTGAVEPASTGAIWSTPSVEPRSISIGKQIFCNRSLNMRNITAVGFDMDYTLAQYKPETFEALAYHGTIEKLVKDLNYPEELLTWQFDWKYMVRGLVLDKKRGNILKMDRHKYVKVAYHGFREMSKEEKVAAYGSTLIRDSFDEPDYALIDTLFSLGEAYLFAQLVDFMDNNPAKVPSGTDYAHMYRDVRSAVDLCHRDGTLKRMVAKEPSRYINEDLAIVPMLQMLRKSGRSTFLVTNSLWDYTDVVMNYLCGPYMSDVSSSHNHKWLEYFDVVITGSSKPSFFHDDNRTGLFEVEPDSGKLLNADLQIGSPRSSQHQPKPIHKVYQGGNVGHLHRLLSVASSSQILYVGDHIYGDILRSKKVLGWRTMLVIPELEQEVKLQSESKSTRKELRHLRMERDSVEDTIHRLEWSLQFEDLTENEKGKLLSEHDNLLQKLKGIRCLLRDAQMQHHQKFHKVWGQLMKTGYQNSRFAHQVERFACLYCSQVTGFGLYSPNKYYRPSEDYMPHEFDVLGL, encoded by the exons ATGCTCTCCAGGAGGCCGCTCGCCGCCGCGCTACGCCTCGCGCCCCTCTCGCCTccgctcctcctcttcttcgcctcctcctcctcctcgtcgtcgtcacccgCCTCGTGCTCCTCCCCCGCCGCTTCGGCCTCGGGCCCCAGAG GCTGCAGTGCTCTAAGGATGGATACCGGCGCTGTGGAGCCAGCTTCAACGGGGGCAATCTGGTCAACACCGTCGGTGGAGCCGAGAAGCATTTCCATCGGGAAGCAGATATTCTGCAACAGGTCTCTCAACATGAGGAACATCACCGCAGTAGGATTTGATATGGACTACACTCTTGCGCAGTACAAGCCTGAGACATTTGAGGCCCTTGCTTACCATGGCACCattgagaagctcgtgaaggatctCAACTACCCTGAGGAG ctgttgacatggcaatttgactGGAAGTATATGGTCAGAGGACTAGTTCTTGATAAGAAAAGAGGAAATATCTTGAAG ATGGACCGGCACAAGTATGTAAAAGTTGCATACCATGGATTTAGGGAGATGTCAAAGGAAGAGAAAGTTGCTGCTTATGGGAGTACATTGATAAGGGATTCCTTCGATGAACCTGATTATGCCCTTATAGATACACTTTTCTCACTGGGTGAAGCCTATCTGTTTGCTCAGCTTGTTGATTTCATGGACAACAATCCTGCAAAAGTACCTTCAGGCACTGA CTATGCGCATATGTATAGAGATGTGAGGTCTGCGGTTGATCTGTGTCATCGTGATGGAACTTTAAAACGAATGGTTGCAAAGGAACCTAGCAG GTATATTAATGAAGACTTGGCAATTGTGCCGATGCTTCAAATGCTTAGAAAATCTGGACGCTCCACATTCTTGGTGACAAACAG TTTATGGGACTACACTGATGTTGTCATGAACTACCTATGTGGGCCATATATGTCAGATGTAAGCTCAAGTCACAACCACAAGTGGCTTGAGTATTTTGATGTTGTTATAACAGGCAG TTCAAAGCCAAGCTTTTTTCATGATGATAATCGAACAGGATTGTTTGAAGTTGAGCCTGATTCTGGGAAACTTCTAAATGCTGATCTTCAG ATTGGAAGCCCAAGATCAAGTCAACATCAGCCAAAACCAATTCACAAAGTGTACCAG GGAGGCAATGTTGGTCATCTTCACAGACTACTTTCTGTTGCTTCTAGTTCGCAG ATCCTCTATGTTGGTGATCACATATATGGGGACATACTCCGCAGCAAGAAAGTTCTAG GTTGGCGGACTATGCTGGTAATACCTGAGCTGGAGCAAGAGGTGAAGCTTCAATCAGAATCAAAGTCTACTCGAAAG GAGCTTAGACACCTTAGAATGGAGCGCGATTCAGTTGAAGACACGATCCATCGCCTTGAATGGTCTCTTCA ATTTGAAGATCTTACAGAGAATGAGAAGGGGAAGTTGTTATCTGAGCATGATAATCTACTG CAAAAGCTGAAGGGTATTCGCTGCCTTCTCCGAGATGCTCAGATGCAACATCATCAGAAG TTTCACAAGGTGTGGGGACAGCTTATGAAGACTGGGTACCAAAATTCTCGGTTTGCTCACCAG GTCGAGAGATTTGCGTGCCTATACTGCAGCCAAGTTACAGGCTTTGGGTTGTATTCTCCCAACAAGTATTACCGTCCGAGCGAAGATTACATGCCCCATGAGTTCGATGTGCTTGGCCTGTAG